The DNA segment AGTCTGTAAGGGCTTCTTCCACCATCACTTACCAGATAGAAACCTAATTCTCCGTTTCCTCCTTCTACAGCGTGGTAAACTTCACCTTTAGGGACATCCGTTTCTCCCATTACAATTTTGAAATGGTAGATTAAAGCTTCCATTTTCTGATAGACATCAGCTTTTTCAGGAAGATAGAAATCAGGCACATCGGCGTGGAACGGACCTTCAGGAAGATTTTCGTATGCTTGTTTGATGATTTTAATGGATTCCCAGATCTCTTGTTGACGAACCATAAAACGGTCGTAAGTGTCTCCTGATGTTCCCACAGGGATAATGAAGTCGAAATCCTGATAAGATGAATAAGGCTGTGCAACTCTTACATCATAGTCTACGCCTGTAGCCCTTAAATTTGGACCTGTGAAACCATAGCTTAAAGCTCTCTCTGCAGAAATTGCTCCTGCTCCGATGGTTCTGTCCATAAAGATTCTGTTTCTTTCTAACAATGTACAGAATTCTTTGAATCTTGGTGGAAAAGTTTTAAGGAAATCCTTAATTAACTCATGGAATTTAGGGGTGAAATCTCTTTCAAAACCTCCGATTCTTCCCATATTGGTTGTCATCCTTGCCCCGCAGATCTGTTCATACATATCATAGATTCTCTCTCTTTCGATGAACATATAGGTAAGACCTGTGATTGCTCCCGAATCCATTCCCGTTACACCATTACAGATCAGGTGATCTCCGATTCTTGCCAATTCCATTAAAATAACACGCATATAATCTACACGCTTTGGAACCTCAACGCCAATCAGTTTTTCTACGGTCATGTGCCAACCTAAATTATTGATCGGAGCTGAACAGTAGTTCATACGGTCGGTAAGAGTTGTGATCTGAGAATAGTTTCTTCTTTCGGAAATTTTCTCAAATGCTCGGTGGATGTATCCAACGGTTTGTTCTGCGTGAAGAATCCTTTCTCCATCCATAGTAAGGATGTTCTGGAAAATCCCGTGTGTCGCAGGGTGCGTAGGACCTAAATTGAGGGTGTACAATTGCCCGTCAATCTGCTCTTTGCTTTCGTATTGGTTGAGTATATTGGATAATGAGTTATCTTTCATAATATATAATTGATAATTGATAGGTGATAATTGATCATTAATCAATCATCATTAATCATTTATATTTTTATCTTCCGAACATTGCGTCGTCCTTATCGGTTCTTGTACCATCTTCCAGACGATATTCTTTCAGCATAGGGTGGTATCCAAGATCTTCCATATTAAGAATAGGTCTGAGATCCGGATGGCCTTTAAATTTAATTCCGAAGAAATCATAGGTTTCTCTTTCCATCCAGTTGGCTCCTGCGTAAAGGTCTACTAAGGAATCTACTTCTATATTTTCTCTGGACATAAAGATTTTTAGACGCAGTCTGAAGTTGGTCATCATGTTGTGAAGGTGATATACTACTCCTATTTCTTTTTCAGGAAATTCCGGGTAATGGATTCCACAAACATCGGTGAGGAAATTGATTTCCAATGTTGAGTCCTTCAGATAGTGAACTATTTTTTTCAGGTCTTCTTTTTTTACCTCAATTGTCAACATTCCATAAGGCTCTGAACTTGAGATTACAGATTCCGGAAATTCCCTTGTGATTGCTTCTAATACAAATTCGTTTGTCATTTCCGTTAGTTGCTTATGTTGTAAGAATCTAATAGTTTTTGATATTCAGGCATATCTCTTCTTCTGATGCTTTCACTTTCTGCAAGAGCCTGAACCTGCATTACCCCTTCAATGATCTGTTCCGGTCTTGGAGGACATCCCGGAACGTATACATCCACAGGAATGATTTTGTCGATCCCCTGCAATACGGAATAGGTATCGAAAATACCTCCGCTGCACGCACAGGCACCAACGGATACTACCCATTTCGGCTCTGCCATTTGAGTATACACTTCTTTAAGCACGGGGCCTAATTTTTTTGATATCGTTCCGCAAACCATCAACAAATCTGCCTGTCTTGGTGAGAAAGAGTTTCTTTCCATACCAAATCTTGAGGCATCATATGTTGGGTTGAGGGTAGCCATAAACTCGATACCACAACAAGAGGTTGCAAAAGGCAGCGGCCATAGAGAAAACTTTCTGGCCATCCCGATTACACTGCTCAGTTTCGTTGCGAAAAACCCTTCTCCTTCAAATCCTTCCGGAGCAGGTGCATCTGTTCTTATTATTGGTTTGTTATCTGACATTTTTTTAGATTTAAGATTTAATTTTAGATTCAAAATTACTGTTAATGTTAGCTTTAAAGTAAACTGAATTGTCTAAAACTGTCATTTAAAATTTCTATTCCTTTTTATTTATCCCAATCTAATGCACCGCGTTTCCAGACATAAAAAAATGCCATAAAAAAAATCGCCACAAACATGAGTACAGCTAAGAATCCTTCCATTCCGAATTCTCTGAAGTTCACTGCATACGGATAAAAAAATACGATTTCAATATCGAATAATACAAACAGTACTGCTGTTAAAAAGTATTTAATTGAAAACGGTGTTCTTGCATTTCCTTCTACCGGGACTCCACATTCCCAGCTTTGGTTTTTCACAGAATTTCCTTTTTTCTGTTTCGGACCTAAAAAATGTGCTCCAAGCAAAGAAATGGCTACGAAACCTATCGCAACACCTGCTTGTATAAGGATTGGAATATAACTTTCAGGTAAATTCATTTTTGCATTATTATCTCAATTTGCAAATTTAGGGAATAAACAAGAAAGCATGAAATTTATACCATTAAAAGTCTCATGAAAATGGATAAAACTTACAATTTAGAATCAATAAAAATAACGTTATTTCTTCATTTTTTTGATGAGAGAAAATGCCATGAAGGAAATGTACCCGAATAGAATGCTGGCATAAATGATATTTACGGCTGTGTCGGTTCTTTCATTTCCTGTTTGAAGAAAAAGATTGAAAACAACGAATCCTGCAATTAAAACTCCAAAAATAATAAGACGGATTTTCATAATCTAATGGTGATTAATAGTTTTAAATAAATTAAATAATGTCTAAAGAATATGTTCGTCTTCTTTTGTGATTCACGGGATTATAATCCTGCCAAAGGAGTTGGATGCTTTTATTTTCTTCGAGCTCGGGATTGGTTTCAAGGTATTTTACTCCTTTTTTTCTGAAAAGTTTCCAGATTTCTTTAAAAATAATGGAAGTAACACCTCTTCGCTGATAATCAGGGTGAATTCCTATTAAATAAAAATTAGCCCGGTCGTTTTTCTTTCCTGCTTTCAGAAAATGCCACCACCCGAAAGGCAAAAGTTTCCCTCCTGATTTTTGTAAAGCTGTGGAATAGGAAGGCATTGTAATAGCAAAAGCAATGAGCTGATCTGCATCATCCGCAACACATACAATATAATCTTTATCAATCAGCTTAAAATATTTTTCCTTGTATGTTTTGCGCTGTTCATCGGAAATGGGAGTATAGGTGGACAAATGTTTATAGGTCTCGTCGAGAAGGTCAAACATAGGGTCCACATATTCAATGATTTCTTCTTTTGATTTGAAATTCAGGACTTTAAGTTTGTATTTTTGGGATATTAATTCGTTGAATTTGTGAATTTTATCCGGGAGTATTTCCGGAAATTGAAGTTCAAATTCTACCCATTCCTTTTCTTTTGTTAAGCCTAATTTTTCAAGATGTTTTGGATAATATTCATGATTGTAAATTCCGATCATCGTTGCCAGCTTGTCAAATCCTAAAGTCAGCATTCCTGCTTTATCCAGGTTGGTAAAGCCCATAGGACCTTCTATCTTATTGATTTTTTTTTCTTTAGCGTAGTTTATAGTGGTGTCTATTAGTGCTTTAGATACTTCAGGGTCGTCAATGAAATCTATCCATCCGAAACGGACTTTTCTGATGCCCAGTTCTTTTTCTTCTTTATGATTGATCATTACGGCAATCCTGCCAACAATTTTATTGTCTTTAAAAGCCAGAAACTGCTTCGCTTCAGAATACTGCATGGCGGGATTTTCGTTCGGATTCCAAATGTTGATCTCATCATTGATAAATGATGGGACATAGTAAGGATTGTTTTTATACAGATCCATTGGAAATTTCACGAATTGCTTTAACTGATCCGGTGTTTTTACTTCAATTACTGAAATTGTAGACATAGTTTTAAAGGCAAATTAATAAGCAAATATAACCAAATAAATGCTAAACTTTGGCACAGTTTTTACATCATATCGGGTGAAAATATATTATAAAGTTACTAAGATGATAGGGTATTATATAATCATTGGGATTTCAATGCTTGTAAGCTGGTGGGTTTCATCAAGGCTCAAGTCGAAATTCGAATATTATTCAAAAGTGCATCTCCGGAACGGACTTTCCGGTAAGGAGGTGGCAGAAAAGATGCTGAGAGATAACGGAATTAATGATGTTCAGGTAATATCTGTTCCGGGACAATTAACAGACCACTACAATCCTGAAAATAAAACGGTAAATCTTTCAGAAGCTGTTTATATGCAGAGAAATGCTGCGGCAGCTGCAGTGGCAGCACATGAATGCGGACATGCTGTACAACACAAAGTAGGATATTCTATGTTGCAGCTTCGTTCGAAACTGGTACCTGTGGTACAGATAAGCTCAAATCTTATGCAGTTTGTGCTTATTGCGGGAATTATGATTATGGCTGCTACGCAGTCTATTGAAAACCCGACAGGAAACCGTTTGGTTTTGGCCATAGGAGTGATCATGTTTGCATGTACAACGCTGTTTGCTTTTATTACTCTTCCTGTAGAATATGATGCGAGTAACAGGGCAATGAAATGGTTGAGAGATACCGGTACAGTAACCGCTGAAGAGTATGTAGGCGTAAAAGACAGTTTAAACTGGGCGGCCAGAACCTATGTGGTAGCTGCTGTTGGATCACTAGCTCAGCTTTTATACTGGGCATCACTGCTTATGGGAGGCAGAAGAGATTAATTTTTTAAATTAAAAGTTATATGCTGCATTTCGGACAATTTGTCCGAAATGCTTTCTTTTTGTGATAGTTTTAGAGATGCAGTAACTATACATTTTTCATCGGCAGCAAAATCAATTACTTTTGAATCATATTTTGAAAGAAGTGTAAAGATGATGTTTTGCTGATCAAAATTGAAACTTATTTCTAACGTTGTTTCCAGTTCTTTTGTAATGATATGAGATTCTTCCAAAGTGAGTTTAGCTGACTCCTTATATGTTTTTACCAAGCCGGAAACCCCTAATTTTGTCCCGCCGTAATAGCGTACAACAATAACGATTACATTGGTGATTTCATTAGCAAGGAGCTGGTTGTAAATGGGAAGTCCGGCACTTCCCGAAGGCTCTCCGTCATCATTGGCCCGATAATTTTCTCCATTGAGTCCTATTCTGAAAGCATAACAATGGTGGGTTGCTTTCGGATGTTCAGATTTTACTTTTTCTAAAGCATGTTTAAGCTCTTCTTCATTATTTACCGGATAAGCAAATCCTATAAATTTACTTCCTTTTTCTTTTAATAAAATATTTTCTACGGGTTTTTCTATCGTTTTGTACTCAAACAACATAATTCTTTCTCTTGTAAAATCGTATTAAATTATCCCTGAATATTTCTTCTTTTTCAGGTTTTGCGTCAAATTGCGGAGCTTTTGTACCGTTTTCAAGTTTTAAATTTTCATTTTCAATGATTATCGCTTCATCCCAAAGGTTTTTATCAATAAATTGCTGAAGGGTAAAACTCCCTCCTTCTATGATCACCGACTGAATCTGTTCTTTATATAAAGCATCCATCAGTTCATGGAGAAAATTCTCTTTATTGATTTTTATGAAACGGATATTTTCTCCTTCTTCATCTTTAACAGCGTTAATAATTAATGTTTTTGATTCTCCGTTATATATATTGAAATCCTGCGGGACTTTCAAATTAAAATCAATCAGAATTCTCACTGGATTTACGCCTTCAACGTTTCGTACTGTGAGAGCAGGATTGTCATTCAAAGCGGTCTGTGTTCCTACAAGAATGGCGTGTTCGTCTGCCCTCAGTTGATGAACAAACTGATTGACCAAAGAATTTGAAATGGAAGCCGGTTTAAAATCTTTATCCATAAACCCGTCACCGGACTGTGCCAATTTCAGAATAATATATGGTCTTTTCTTTTCATGATAAGTGAAAAATCTCTTGTTTAATTCGGTGCACTCTTTCTCAAGAATTCCTGAAACGACTTCTATTCCTGCATCCTGGATAATTTTTTTTCCTTTCCCGTTTACTTTGTCATGAGAATCCATAGCACCAATGACAACTTTTTTAAAGCCCAATTCTTTGATTTTTAACGCACATGGTGGGGTTTTTCCATAATGCGCACAGGGTTCCAGCGATACATAAATAGTAGATTCCGGAATCAATGATTTGTCCTGAACCGAATTAATAGCGTTGATTTCCGCATGGTTTTCACCGGCTTTATGATGATAACCTTCACCGATAATCTTGTCGTTGTGCACAATTACACTTCCAACCAGCGGATTAGGATAAGTTTTTCCTAATGCTTTATTGGCGAGCTCAATACATCTTTTAATATAAAATTCGTCCTGCATACTGAATGAAAAAAGCGAAGACAAATTACTTTGCTTCGCCTTTCTTTATTTTAAATTATACTATTCTCCTGCAATAATGCTGTGAAGATTTTGTTTTAATGTTTCCAGATGAGTTTTTTTCTCTTCAATAGAATCAAATGTTTCCTTTAAAAGCGGGTTTTCTCTGGATGGATTCTTGAAGAAGGCAAGGTTGTTTTCCAGTTTCACAATTTCAGCTTCCAGATCCGAGATCTGGCTCTTCATTTTTCTTGCTTTATCGGTTAGCTGGTTTTCAGATAAACCTTCTTCTTTAAGTTCAAGCTCGTTGATTTTATTAAGTTTAAGCTTTTCTCTCAATGTTTTGTTGAATTCTGTATTAATTGAAATCTTATCTCTGGGAACTTTTCCGATATTGTTCCATGCAGTTTTTATCGCTTCAATTTTTTCAATGCTTCCTTCCTCATTGGTCACTGTTTTAAGCTCATCGAGAAGTGCTTTTTTATTTTTGTAATTTTCTTTCCAGTTATCGGTAGACGCATTGCTTTTTTCTCTGTAATTATTGAAAAACGCATTGCAGGCATCACGGAATTCGTCCCAGATTTTATTGGTCATGCTTTTCGGAACGTGCCCGATTTTCTTCCAGTCTTCCTGAAGCTTTTTAAATAAAGGTACCGCGATATCCCACTCTTCATTGTTCTGATTATCTTGGGCTGTCTGGATCAGCTTTAATTTTTCCTCAAGATTGGCTTGCTGAGAACCTTTTAATGATTTGTAATAAGAATTCTTTGTTGTGTTGAAAGCCCTTAAAGTAGTTTTAAAGTCATTCCAGTTCTGATTAGACAACTTTCTTGGCACACTTCCGGTTTTCAGAAATTCCGATCTTAATTCTTCTACTCTTTTAATAGCATTTTGCCAGTAATTATGGTTCGGGTTTTCAGATGGCTCCGAAAGTTTTTTTATTTCAGCAATAATCTGATTTTTCTTTTCAAGATTTTCATTTTGTTCTGTTTCGATGGCAGCAGAAAGTTCGGATTTTCTTTCATGGATTTTATTGGAAATTTCTTTAAATTCCTCCCATGTTTTTTCGCGGAATTCTTCTGCTACCGGCTCAGCTTCTTCTTTCCATAATTTATGAAGGTACTGAAGCTCATTCAGTGCTTTTTGAATGACAGGTTCCTGTTCCAGCTGTTTTGCACGTTCAATGATGTGCTGTCTTTTTTCAAGATTATGGCTGTATTCCTGTTCAAGAAATTCTTTGTTGAGATCCAGCATCTGGTAAAACTGATTCAGATGGTGGAAATAATTGTTGTTAAGAATTTTAAATTCAGACTTCGCTACCTGTCCTGCCTTAGACCAGTCTTCCTTAATCTCTCTTATGGATTTGAAAAGATTGGTTCCGGGTTCGGAATTGGTATATAGATTTTTAAGTCTTTCAATGATATTCTGACGGTGTTCCAGGTTTTTTTTCTGCTCCTCTTCCTGTCCTTTCTGGTAAGCATCATGCTTTTCCCTGAAAATATTTACCAGCGCTGAAAATCTAGCCTGCGAAGGATGTTCAAAGCTGAAATTTTCGGGAGCATTTCCGGCATCAATGTATTCGTGTTTTTTGTCCTCCACTTCATCATGGATGTAATGACTTGCTTTTTCTTTAAGCTGATTAAATTTTTTGAAATCTTCACCGGCGTTGGGAGCATTGATGATTTTCTCCATTTCCTTCAGCGTATCACTAAGGGAAAGCTCTACCTCTTCCTGTTCTTCATCATGTTCATGTTCTTCAACGTGAACGCTTTCATCTTTTGGGGTAACGTCTTCTGAAGTTTCTTCCGGAGATTCCGGAGTAAAATTTTTGTTTTCCTCGTTTTCAGAAAGATTGTTTTCTGTAATCATAGCAAATCGTTTATTGTGAGTGGCATTAATATAGCTTCTAAATATATAGCAAAAAAGCCAAATATAGCACTAATTTATGTTATTTTTTTTGAAAGTTCCAAATTTCCCAGGCTTTTTCTGCCTGTTGTTCAAGCATGTAATATCCATTCACTGTTTTTGCCCCTTTTTCTGAAGCTTTGATAATGAATTGCGTATAGTTTGGGTTGTAGATTAAATCAATAATCAGATGGTCTTTTGTGATGCCTTCAAAAGGAAAATCCAAGCATTCTTCAACATTCGGAAAAGTTCCCACCGGAGTACACTGAATGATGATTTTATGATCTTGAACCGTTTTTCTCTGCAGGTTTCTATAATTTATTTCCGTATTTCTGGATACCGTAACAGATGGGATATTATTTTTGTCCAGAATATATTTCACGGCTTTTGCAGCTCCGCCGTTTCCTAATATAATTGCCGATTCCTGATGAGGCTTTTTGTGAAGCAGCAATGTTTTTTCAAACCCGAAAGCATCTGTGTTGTAACCGGTCTTTCTTCCGTTTTCAATCAGAACACAATTCACGGCACCAATTTTTTTTGCCTCATCACTGAGATCATCCAGATAGTCGATGATTTTTTCTTTGTAAGGAATTGTTACGTTAAATCCTATCAGATCAGGAACAGAGAAAAGTTCGTTCACTTCGTGAATTTCTGTTAAATCAAAAATAGTATAAGAATAGCCTTTTAACATCAGTTTCTGAAATTTATCTTCAAAAAACTTTTTAGAGAAAGAATATGATATATTTCTTCCGATGAGGCCTAATTTTTTATTGGAATCCATAGTATAAAAATAAAAAAAAGACTGGAAAAAACCGGTCTTCTACATAAATATTTTTATAGATTGTTCTACCAAATTTTGTGGAAAAAAAATCTGTTGAAGGATATAATTTCTTTATTATCCTTATTTATTTAAATTTTAAAGGAATTTCTATAGTCTGGATCTCCTTTCCTGAAAATCAAAAAACTGAACTATGAAATTTACTAAGATTTTGTCTTTTACGGAATTAATTTTTAGTAATATAATCTTTACTTATTTTAGAAAATACCCATGAAATACCAAACCCGAAAAGTGCTGCAGTAACCGAAACAATCAGATAATTTTTGCCTACGATCTTTACCGGAAATGGCAGTGTTTCATTGGCTTTGAAGAACTCGGTATACTGCTGGAAAAAGCAAAGTACAGTTCCCAGGATGAGTCCGGAAATGATTCCCAAAACAACGATAAGAATTCCTGTATAAAAATAAATCTGACGAAGATGGCTTAATGGCAATCCTAGTGATACCAAAGATTTTGCCTGCTGCTTCTTGTCAAGTTGTAAAATAATGATGGCTCCTGCAAGGTTAAAGGTTGTAATAAAAATCACCAGCGCAAAAATTAAATAAATAAATAATTTTTCGGTATTGATCATTTTCCAGAATGCAGCATTTTCTTCTTCTTTAGTTTTAATATCCACATTTTTTCCTAAAGATGACTCAAGCTGCTGTTTTACTGAATTTGTGTTATCAGGATTTTTCAGTTTGATAACAATCTGATAAGCGGAATGTTTTGGAAGGCTCAACAACTCTTCGGTAAGTTCAATGGGTGCGATAATATAGTTGTCCAATTGGTCTTTACCGGGAAAAACCCCTGTCACAAGAATATCTTTTTTGTTATAAATATCCTCTTCTTTATTGATAATGCCGGTTCCAGGTTTAGGCATAAATACCGTTGCATAATCAGAATTGGAAGATACCGGAATGGAAAGCCTGTTGTCCAGGGAATTTTCCATTAAAACCTCATTGGAATATTTAAAACCAGGATAGGCTCCGTAAAAAATATCTTTATCAATAGGATTTACCTTGGTGTAGGCGGAATCTACGCCTCTCAGATAGGCAATGTCGCCTTTTCCGTTATAGCTGATGTAAACTTTTTCTTCAATGACCCTTGAAAAATTACTGATTTCTTTGTTGTTTTTAAGAACAGTATTTATTTTATCAAAATCTTTCAGGGTTTTTCCGGAATTGCTTTTAATGGTAAGATCTGCATGGAGATTGGAAATGAGCTCCTTGTTGAGATCTTCCAGTCCCGAGAAAACTGAAATAATGACAAACATTGCAGTAACGGCAACCGTCATAGCACCTACTGCAAGCCACGTAATAAACGTAACCGCGGTGCTTCCTTTTTTTGACAAAAGGTACCTGGACGCTATATAAAATGCAATATTTTTCAAAGGTTACAGAATAGGATTATCACCTTCACCTCTTAATTCCCGGTCTAATTTTTCAACGTCATCAAGAGTAGTATCTAAATAAAAGTTTAGATTAGGAATGACACGGACCTGTTTGGCCATTTTCTGACCGATGAAATTTCTGTACTGCGCTTTGCTTTCTTCTATTTCTTTCATCACGGCAGCACGGAATTCCTGAGGAAATATACTAAGGTAGATTTTAGCGATCCCTAGATCTGCGGTCACTTTCACATCAGAAACCGATACCAAAATGCCTTGTCCGCTTTCTGCAGCCTGTTTGCGGAAAAGCTCCGCGAAGTCTTCCTGTATAATCTGTGCTACTTTTCGTTGTCTGTTGCTTTCCATAAGTTGTGCAAATTTAGTACTTTTGTTTGAATTGATACTTTGAAAATTTGAACGTTTATCAAATTTACAACTTAATATATAATTTATGAAATTAGAACATATTGGTATTGCGGTAAAATCTTTGGGAGTTTCTGACGAGCTTTTTTCCAAACTTCTGGGAAAAGAATCTTATAAAAAAGAAACTGTGGAAAGAGAGGGGGTTGTTACTTCATTCTATGAGGCAGGAAAAAGTAAAATCGAGCTTCTAGAAGCCAGTAAAGAAGAAAGTCCAATCTCCAAATTTATTGATAAAAAGGGGGAGGGTATTCATCATTTGGCTTTTGGGGTTGAAAATATTCTGCATGAAATTGAACGGTTAAAAAAAGAAGGATTTGAATTTATTTCCGAAGAACCCAAGGAAGGAGCTGATAATAAATTAATTGTCTTTCTGCATCCGAAATGTACGAATGGAGTACTGGTAGAACTTTGTCAAGAAAAGCAATAAAAAATTTTGTAGTGCCAGAAATTTTATTATTTTTGCAGTCACAAAATTCAACCAATTTTGCGGTCCTATAGCTCAGTTGGTTAGAGCACCTGACTCATAATCAGGTGGTCCCTGGTTCGAGCCCAGGTGGGACCACTGAAAATCAGACATTTACAACTTTGTAAGTGTCTTTTTTTATGTTATTGCAAGAAAGTTGCAAGGTTTTTATTTTTTTAGCTATTCTATAAAGAAGTAATTAAAATATGAAAGAAATTTTTTAGATTGATTCCACAACAACGTATGATATCGAAAATTTTGACGAATGGGATATACTAATATGCCAATTATTGACCTTTAATTGATCTGCTATTTTTTTTGGTTCTCCACTTAGCCTAACTATTGGTTTGCTATGTATTGATTGAAGAATTTCAATGTCAAGTAAAGAAATTCCATCATGCATTCCAGTCCCTAAACATTTTAAAATTGCCTCCTTTGCCGCAAACCTGCCTGCTAAAAATCTTAAATCTTTTTTTAAATTATATATATCAATTTCTGCATTTGAAAAAATTCTTTTAAGAATTTTAATATCATTCTCCCAGTTTAAGTTTCTACAGATTTGATGTTCAACAATATCACATCCAATTCCAATAATCATTAATTTACAGAAATGTAAGTTATGTTTCTACTTAGTGCATCAAATTTCACATTACCTCCTTTATTTTTAATAAGTAATCTGAAAATTTCATAAGACTTTTGAATTGCATATTCCCAATCTTTAGAAGTTCTAATTTTAACTTCAAAATTCTCTGTCATTTCTTTTATTATTCTTAAAGTTGTTCTTGAAACCTTTGCTGTACCTGAAAAATAATTTTTTCTTTTTGCTTCATTGAATATTATCATAGAAATAGCTTCTTCTGTAATAATTGCTTTAGCACCATCTTCAATCCTATCATAAAGATCATTACTTTTTCTTTTTTTTCTCATCATTGCTCTTGCACAAGGTGACCATCCTAGGAGTGTTGCGAAAGTATAATGAAAAATATCATGATAACGATAAAAATCATTTGTATAGGAATTATCATTAATAATATCTCCTAGTTGCTTTTTATTGTCTAAAATCACTCTAACTTCATTTTTTTTGTCATCTGTATTTTCTATTTCTGTAAACGATAGCGTAAATTGTCGAGGAAATTGTTCTTGAGCATTAAAACTATCATCGAAGAATTGAATATAATTTTCATTATTTTTTTTCATTGTTTTTT comes from the Chryseobacterium nepalense genome and includes:
- the nuoD gene encoding NADH dehydrogenase (quinone) subunit D, producing MKDNSLSNILNQYESKEQIDGQLYTLNLGPTHPATHGIFQNILTMDGERILHAEQTVGYIHRAFEKISERRNYSQITTLTDRMNYCSAPINNLGWHMTVEKLIGVEVPKRVDYMRVILMELARIGDHLICNGVTGMDSGAITGLTYMFIERERIYDMYEQICGARMTTNMGRIGGFERDFTPKFHELIKDFLKTFPPRFKEFCTLLERNRIFMDRTIGAGAISAERALSYGFTGPNLRATGVDYDVRVAQPYSSYQDFDFIIPVGTSGDTYDRFMVRQQEIWESIKIIKQAYENLPEGPFHADVPDFYLPEKADVYQKMEALIYHFKIVMGETDVPKGEVYHAVEGGNGELGFYLVSDGGRSPYRLHFRRPCFIYYQAYPEMITGSVISDAIVTMCSMNIIAGELDA
- a CDS encoding NADH-quinone oxidoreductase subunit C, whose translation is MTNEFVLEAITREFPESVISSSEPYGMLTIEVKKEDLKKIVHYLKDSTLEINFLTDVCGIHYPEFPEKEIGVVYHLHNMMTNFRLRLKIFMSRENIEVDSLVDLYAGANWMERETYDFFGIKFKGHPDLRPILNMEDLGYHPMLKEYRLEDGTRTDKDDAMFGR
- a CDS encoding NADH-quinone oxidoreductase subunit B, with translation MSDNKPIIRTDAPAPEGFEGEGFFATKLSSVIGMARKFSLWPLPFATSCCGIEFMATLNPTYDASRFGMERNSFSPRQADLLMVCGTISKKLGPVLKEVYTQMAEPKWVVSVGACACSGGIFDTYSVLQGIDKIIPVDVYVPGCPPRPEQIIEGVMQVQALAESESIRRRDMPEYQKLLDSYNISN
- a CDS encoding NADH-quinone oxidoreductase subunit A produces the protein MNLPESYIPILIQAGVAIGFVAISLLGAHFLGPKQKKGNSVKNQSWECGVPVEGNARTPFSIKYFLTAVLFVLFDIEIVFFYPYAVNFREFGMEGFLAVLMFVAIFFMAFFYVWKRGALDWDK
- a CDS encoding GNAT family N-acetyltransferase, coding for MSTISVIEVKTPDQLKQFVKFPMDLYKNNPYYVPSFINDEINIWNPNENPAMQYSEAKQFLAFKDNKIVGRIAVMINHKEEKELGIRKVRFGWIDFIDDPEVSKALIDTTINYAKEKKINKIEGPMGFTNLDKAGMLTLGFDKLATMIGIYNHEYYPKHLEKLGLTKEKEWVEFELQFPEILPDKIHKFNELISQKYKLKVLNFKSKEEIIEYVDPMFDLLDETYKHLSTYTPISDEQRKTYKEKYFKLIDKDYIVCVADDADQLIAFAITMPSYSTALQKSGGKLLPFGWWHFLKAGKKNDRANFYLIGIHPDYQRRGVTSIIFKEIWKLFRKKGVKYLETNPELEENKSIQLLWQDYNPVNHKRRRTYSLDII
- a CDS encoding zinc metallopeptidase produces the protein MIGYYIIIGISMLVSWWVSSRLKSKFEYYSKVHLRNGLSGKEVAEKMLRDNGINDVQVISVPGQLTDHYNPENKTVNLSEAVYMQRNAAAAAVAAHECGHAVQHKVGYSMLQLRSKLVPVVQISSNLMQFVLIAGIMIMAATQSIENPTGNRLVLAIGVIMFACTTLFAFITLPVEYDASNRAMKWLRDTGTVTAEEYVGVKDSLNWAARTYVVAAVGSLAQLLYWASLLMGGRRD
- a CDS encoding IMPACT family protein, which produces MLFEYKTIEKPVENILLKEKGSKFIGFAYPVNNEEELKHALEKVKSEHPKATHHCYAFRIGLNGENYRANDDGEPSGSAGLPIYNQLLANEITNVIVIVVRYYGGTKLGVSGLVKTYKESAKLTLEESHIITKELETTLEISFNFDQQNIIFTLLSKYDSKVIDFAADEKCIVTASLKLSQKESISDKLSEMQHITFNLKN
- the ribD gene encoding bifunctional diaminohydroxyphosphoribosylaminopyrimidine deaminase/5-amino-6-(5-phosphoribosylamino)uracil reductase RibD; the encoded protein is MQDEFYIKRCIELANKALGKTYPNPLVGSVIVHNDKIIGEGYHHKAGENHAEINAINSVQDKSLIPESTIYVSLEPCAHYGKTPPCALKIKELGFKKVVIGAMDSHDKVNGKGKKIIQDAGIEVVSGILEKECTELNKRFFTYHEKKRPYIILKLAQSGDGFMDKDFKPASISNSLVNQFVHQLRADEHAILVGTQTALNDNPALTVRNVEGVNPVRILIDFNLKVPQDFNIYNGESKTLIINAVKDEEGENIRFIKINKENFLHELMDALYKEQIQSVIIEGGSFTLQQFIDKNLWDEAIIIENENLKLENGTKAPQFDAKPEKEEIFRDNLIRFYKRKNYVV
- a CDS encoding DUF349 domain-containing protein, whose product is MITENNLSENEENKNFTPESPEETSEDVTPKDESVHVEEHEHDEEQEEVELSLSDTLKEMEKIINAPNAGEDFKKFNQLKEKASHYIHDEVEDKKHEYIDAGNAPENFSFEHPSQARFSALVNIFREKHDAYQKGQEEEQKKNLEHRQNIIERLKNLYTNSEPGTNLFKSIREIKEDWSKAGQVAKSEFKILNNNYFHHLNQFYQMLDLNKEFLEQEYSHNLEKRQHIIERAKQLEQEPVIQKALNELQYLHKLWKEEAEPVAEEFREKTWEEFKEISNKIHERKSELSAAIETEQNENLEKKNQIIAEIKKLSEPSENPNHNYWQNAIKRVEELRSEFLKTGSVPRKLSNQNWNDFKTTLRAFNTTKNSYYKSLKGSQQANLEEKLKLIQTAQDNQNNEEWDIAVPLFKKLQEDWKKIGHVPKSMTNKIWDEFRDACNAFFNNYREKSNASTDNWKENYKNKKALLDELKTVTNEEGSIEKIEAIKTAWNNIGKVPRDKISINTEFNKTLREKLKLNKINELELKEEGLSENQLTDKARKMKSQISDLEAEIVKLENNLAFFKNPSRENPLLKETFDSIEEKKTHLETLKQNLHSIIAGE